From Luteococcus japonicus, one genomic window encodes:
- a CDS encoding peptidoglycan DD-metalloendopeptidase family protein → MPRLFPVLLAILTWMLPSPATAADPAPPPDLLRPVGGALVRPFDAPRQRWSAGHRGADLSARPGEAVLASADGVVAFVGRVVDREVVSISHAGGYRTTHEPVRAVVRVGQRVRAGDLIGHLMAGDECPSGCLHWGLKRGDDYLDPMSWLVATGIRLLPEGLELPPPPPAATGGLLRELEATDLPASSYGLVRPSSGPVTSRFGPRFHPVLHVWKLHDGLDFGAPCGAPVRSAAAGRVVLVEANIAYGNRVVVEHGSVGGRRLRTSYNHLSSIGVGLGQAVWQGASVGRVGTTGYSTGCHLHFMVWADGQVSNPAGWVS, encoded by the coding sequence ATGCCCCGCCTGTTCCCTGTCCTGCTGGCGATCCTCACCTGGATGCTGCCCTCCCCCGCCACAGCCGCCGATCCCGCTCCCCCACCAGACCTGCTCCGGCCGGTCGGCGGCGCCCTGGTCCGCCCCTTCGACGCACCCCGGCAGCGCTGGTCCGCGGGCCACCGAGGCGCGGACCTGTCCGCACGGCCCGGAGAGGCGGTCCTGGCATCGGCCGACGGCGTGGTGGCCTTCGTGGGGCGAGTGGTGGACCGAGAGGTCGTCTCGATCAGCCATGCCGGCGGCTACAGAACCACGCACGAGCCGGTCAGGGCTGTGGTCCGGGTGGGTCAACGCGTGCGTGCCGGTGACCTGATCGGCCATCTGATGGCGGGCGACGAGTGTCCGAGCGGTTGTCTGCACTGGGGCCTCAAGCGTGGCGATGACTACCTTGACCCGATGTCCTGGTTGGTCGCCACCGGCATTCGTCTGCTGCCCGAAGGTCTTGAGCTGCCGCCTCCGCCGCCGGCGGCGACCGGCGGTCTGCTGCGTGAACTGGAAGCCACCGACCTGCCGGCTTCCTCGTACGGGCTCGTGCGCCCCTCTTCCGGCCCGGTGACCTCACGCTTCGGCCCGCGCTTCCACCCCGTGCTGCACGTCTGGAAACTGCACGACGGCCTGGACTTCGGCGCACCCTGCGGGGCGCCGGTCCGCTCGGCCGCGGCAGGCCGGGTGGTGCTTGTCGAGGCCAACATTGCCTACGGGAACCGGGTGGTCGTGGAACACGGGAGTGTGGGTGGACGCCGGCTGCGCACCTCCTACAACCACCTGTCGAGCATCGGGGTGGGCCTGGGCCAGGCCGTCTGGCAGGGGGCGAGCGTGGGCAGGGTGGGCACCACCGGCTATTCCACCGGCTGCCACCTGCACTTCATGGTCTGGGCCGACGGCCAGGTCTCCAATCCCGCGGGGTGGGTGTCGTGA
- a CDS encoding PadR family transcriptional regulator: MEHDPQMLKGVLAPLLLLLLDRRTDYGYAVVTRLREAGFDDLGEATVYPALTRLEKAGMLASELRPSASGPARKYYTTTPAGRAEYQRLLDSWRGLAAAVEVIVKEEK, translated from the coding sequence ATGGAGCACGATCCGCAGATGCTGAAGGGGGTGCTCGCGCCCCTGCTCCTGCTCCTGCTCGACCGCAGGACGGACTACGGCTACGCCGTGGTGACCAGGCTCCGGGAGGCCGGCTTCGACGATCTGGGGGAGGCCACGGTCTACCCAGCGCTCACCCGGCTCGAGAAGGCGGGGATGCTCGCCTCGGAGCTGCGACCGTCGGCCTCCGGGCCTGCGCGCAAGTACTACACCACCACCCCCGCGGGACGTGCGGAGTACCAGCGGCTGCTGGACTCCTGGCGTGGGCTCGCGGCCGCCGTCGAGGTCATCGTCAAGGAGGAGAAATGA
- the rlmN gene encoding 23S rRNA (adenine(2503)-C(2))-methyltransferase RlmN, whose protein sequence is MSAPDGRNHASTKPLVLPAEPLADPGRELPLVFAAPRRGKPAKHWIDLSTEERVQAVKDLGLPAFRAQQISKHFFERFETDPTTWSDLPKAAREQVAERFFPELVTPMSEQRCDGDTTVKTLWRLHDGSLVESVLMRYGVKRGLPEDQQSHVRSTLCISSQAGCGMACPFCATGQGGLQRNMSTGEIVAQVMKAEQVLSSGELPGGAGQVNNIVFMGMGEPLANYKAVMGAVRAISDPTPDGLGMSKRGITVSTVGLVPRIEQLTAEGLPITLAISLHAPDDELRDELVPINTRYKVDEVLDAAWDYAKTTKRRVSIEYIMIKDINDQPERAALLAKRLKARGDWGWVHVNLIPLNPTPGSKWTASRKSDEQAFVKTLENWGIPVTVRDTRGQEIDGACGQLAATLK, encoded by the coding sequence GTGAGCGCACCCGACGGCCGCAATCACGCGTCCACCAAGCCGCTGGTCCTGCCCGCGGAACCCCTGGCCGATCCGGGCAGGGAGCTTCCGCTGGTCTTTGCCGCCCCGCGGCGGGGAAAGCCAGCCAAGCACTGGATCGATCTGTCCACCGAGGAGCGCGTCCAGGCGGTGAAGGACCTGGGCCTGCCGGCCTTCAGGGCCCAGCAGATCTCCAAGCACTTCTTCGAGCGTTTCGAGACCGACCCGACCACGTGGAGCGACCTGCCCAAGGCTGCTCGCGAGCAGGTTGCCGAACGCTTCTTCCCCGAGCTCGTCACTCCGATGAGTGAGCAGCGCTGTGATGGTGACACCACCGTCAAGACCTTGTGGCGGCTGCACGACGGCTCCCTCGTGGAGTCCGTCCTGATGCGCTACGGCGTCAAGCGCGGTCTCCCCGAGGACCAGCAGAGCCACGTTCGCTCCACCCTGTGCATCAGCTCGCAGGCCGGCTGCGGCATGGCCTGCCCCTTCTGCGCCACCGGTCAGGGCGGCCTGCAGCGCAACATGTCCACCGGCGAGATCGTCGCCCAGGTGATGAAGGCCGAGCAGGTGCTCTCCTCCGGCGAGTTGCCCGGGGGAGCGGGACAGGTCAACAACATCGTCTTCATGGGGATGGGCGAACCGCTGGCCAACTACAAGGCCGTGATGGGCGCCGTGCGCGCCATCAGCGATCCAACACCCGACGGCCTGGGGATGAGCAAGCGCGGGATCACCGTCTCCACGGTCGGTCTCGTGCCGCGGATCGAGCAGCTGACGGCCGAGGGACTGCCCATCACGCTGGCCATCAGCCTGCACGCCCCGGACGACGAGCTGCGCGACGAGCTGGTGCCGATCAACACCCGCTACAAGGTCGACGAGGTGCTGGATGCCGCGTGGGACTACGCGAAGACGACGAAGCGCCGAGTCAGCATCGAGTACATCATGATCAAGGACATCAACGACCAGCCGGAGCGTGCGGCCCTGTTGGCCAAGCGCCTCAAGGCCCGTGGTGACTGGGGTTGGGTGCACGTGAACCTGATCCCGCTGAATCCGACGCCCGGGTCCAAGTGGACGGCCTCACGAAAGTCCGATGAGCAGGCCTTCGTCAAGACTCTGGAGAACTGGGGCATTCCGGTCACCGTCCGTGACACGCGAGGGCAGGAGATCGACGGGGCCTGCGGACAGCTGGCCGCCACGCTGAAGTAG
- a CDS encoding tyrosine recombinase XerC, with translation MSSDRVESSVDTAEVPTELPVPLAGVLQEFTQWLRLDRGSSEHTVRAYRGDMEAMMRHLVSRGTTCLDDVRLRDLRGWLAAMQSGSASPATLQRRSGVARVFFAWARRESLVEHDPALTLKSPRVPRRLPPDLAQDDMDELFRAAAERAAETDGPLGVRDVAILEVLYGSGIRVSELCGLDLADVDHQRGALRVLGKGNKERTVPLGAPALQALSGWLGLRGEVMAGTTNAVFLGARGARIDPRVVRRVVHQALEAVPQAPDLGPHGLRHAMATHLLEGGADLRSVQEMLGHASLATTQIYTHVSNERLRAAFQQAHPRA, from the coding sequence ATGTCATCCGATCGCGTCGAGTCATCCGTCGACACCGCCGAGGTGCCGACGGAACTTCCGGTGCCATTGGCCGGGGTGCTGCAGGAGTTCACCCAGTGGTTGCGCTTGGACCGGGGCAGTTCTGAGCACACGGTGCGCGCCTATCGGGGGGACATGGAGGCCATGATGCGCCATCTGGTGTCCCGGGGGACCACGTGCCTCGACGACGTGCGGTTGCGGGACCTGCGCGGCTGGCTCGCCGCGATGCAGTCGGGCAGCGCCAGCCCCGCCACCCTCCAGCGGCGCAGCGGTGTCGCCCGGGTCTTCTTCGCCTGGGCACGACGGGAGTCCCTGGTGGAGCATGACCCGGCGTTGACGCTGAAGTCTCCCCGGGTGCCGCGTCGGCTGCCACCGGACCTCGCGCAGGACGACATGGATGAACTCTTCCGGGCCGCCGCCGAGCGTGCCGCCGAAACCGACGGACCCCTGGGGGTGCGCGACGTCGCCATCCTGGAGGTGCTCTACGGCAGTGGGATCCGCGTCTCCGAGCTGTGTGGCCTCGATCTGGCCGACGTGGACCACCAGCGAGGGGCGCTGCGAGTGCTCGGCAAGGGGAACAAGGAGCGCACCGTTCCCCTGGGGGCGCCCGCCCTGCAGGCTCTGTCCGGCTGGCTCGGGCTCCGTGGCGAGGTGATGGCCGGCACCACCAATGCCGTCTTCCTCGGGGCGCGTGGTGCCAGGATCGACCCGCGGGTGGTGCGACGCGTGGTGCACCAGGCGCTGGAGGCAGTGCCGCAGGCGCCGGACCTGGGTCCGCACGGACTGCGCCACGCGATGGCCACCCACCTGCTCGAGGGGGGAGCGGACCTGCGCTCCGTGCAGGAGATGCTGGGGCACGCCTCGCTGGCCACCACCCAGATCTACACCCATGTCAGCAACGAGCGGCTGCGAGCCGCCTTCCAGCAGGCCCACCCCAGGGCCTGA
- a CDS encoding TrmH family RNA methyltransferase, with protein sequence MASERPCPSFNVGAILRSAAGLGWDGVVLSPRAADPLYRRSVKTSMGAVFSLPWARMDSWEDDLARLKQAGFTLVALALREDSVSLDELAERIGPNDKLAVLMGTEGAGLSEHWLSQADEVVRIPMGHGVDSLNVAAATAVVCYVLRP encoded by the coding sequence GTGGCATCAGAGCGACCTTGCCCCTCCTTCAATGTCGGCGCCATCTTGCGTTCGGCCGCAGGCCTGGGCTGGGACGGGGTGGTGCTGTCGCCACGAGCGGCGGACCCGCTCTACCGACGCTCGGTCAAGACCTCGATGGGAGCCGTCTTCAGCCTGCCCTGGGCGCGGATGGACTCGTGGGAAGACGACCTCGCACGCCTCAAGCAGGCCGGTTTCACCTTGGTGGCGCTGGCCTTGCGGGAGGACTCGGTGAGCCTCGACGAGCTGGCCGAGCGGATCGGCCCCAACGACAAGCTCGCGGTGCTGATGGGCACGGAGGGAGCCGGTCTGAGCGAGCACTGGCTCTCCCAGGCCGACGAGGTGGTGCGCATCCCGATGGGGCATGGCGTGGACTCACTGAACGTGGCCGCCGCGACGGCCGTCGTCTGTTACGTGCTGCGCCCCTGA
- a CDS encoding DoxX family protein — translation MHATQTPYAQNPLRALLLLACRTVLGVVFIAHGWSKFTDPTIQATIKQFAAWKIPFPDITAPLVGALEVLGGACLVLGAYTWVVCVLLSLEMAGAIWFIHRHNGLLVGRGGWEYCASLIAGLISLSIASAGQFSYDAWANGPEEPSGRSRSRRR, via the coding sequence ATGCACGCCACCCAGACCCCCTACGCGCAGAACCCGCTGCGCGCGCTGCTCCTGTTGGCCTGCCGCACCGTCCTGGGCGTGGTCTTCATCGCCCACGGCTGGAGCAAGTTCACTGACCCCACCATCCAGGCCACCATCAAGCAGTTCGCGGCCTGGAAGATCCCCTTCCCGGACATCACCGCACCACTGGTCGGTGCCCTGGAGGTGCTGGGCGGTGCCTGCCTGGTGCTCGGCGCCTACACCTGGGTGGTGTGCGTGCTGCTCAGTCTGGAGATGGCCGGCGCCATCTGGTTCATCCACCGCCACAATGGACTTCTGGTGGGCCGGGGTGGCTGGGAATACTGCGCCAGCCTGATTGCGGGGCTGATCAGCCTGTCGATCGCCTCGGCCGGCCAGTTCAGCTACGACGCCTGGGCCAATGGCCCAGAGGAACCCTCGGGCCGCAGCCGCAGCCGTCGCCGCTGA
- the def gene encoding peptide deformylase codes for MGATTLDELMTGGTVRRVTRWGEPVLHTPTRPVTEFNDELHELIRDMFATMEKAQGVGLAATQVGVDLALFIYDCPDEDYKRHVGVFCNPVVTLPTGRARNLDSTDEGCLSWPGGYQSLARPDTATCTGQDAFGNPITVTGSGLLARCLQHETDHLGGMVFGDRLSARSRRKLDEQVAQLAHLYPEDWPITPKGRRDDAN; via the coding sequence ATGGGCGCAACGACTCTCGACGAGCTGATGACCGGCGGGACGGTGCGTCGCGTGACCCGCTGGGGTGAGCCGGTGCTGCACACCCCCACTCGTCCGGTGACGGAGTTCAATGACGAACTGCACGAGCTGATCCGGGACATGTTCGCCACCATGGAGAAGGCGCAGGGCGTCGGTCTGGCTGCCACCCAGGTGGGCGTCGACCTCGCCCTGTTCATCTACGACTGCCCCGACGAGGACTACAAGCGCCACGTGGGCGTCTTCTGCAATCCGGTGGTCACCCTGCCCACGGGCAGGGCACGCAACCTGGACTCCACCGACGAGGGCTGCCTCAGCTGGCCCGGTGGTTACCAGTCGCTGGCCCGCCCTGACACGGCGACCTGCACGGGACAGGATGCCTTCGGCAACCCCATCACCGTCACCGGGTCCGGCCTGCTGGCGCGCTGCCTGCAGCACGAGACAGACCATCTGGGCGGCATGGTCTTCGGTGACCGGTTGAGCGCGCGTTCACGTCGCAAGCTCGACGAGCAGGTGGCACAGCTTGCCCACCTCTACCCCGAGGACTGGCCCATCACGCCGAAGGGCCGCCGGGACGACGCGAACTGA
- a CDS encoding phosphatidate cytidylyltransferase gives MSQEKITPSNLTPPPKPSRAGRNLPAAIAVGVGLFGAVVATLAWWNWGFILLVALALGLGAVELHHAFARVGARTEIVPIVLGTATTVLGSYYAGQHPAHDMPSNTLIIGLLALTTLACLVMRLPRGAEGFVRDASASLFTLAYIPLLGSTVALMLADDDGRQRIITFLVCVIASDTGGYIAGVLFGKHPMAPRVSPKKTWEGFVGSLTAGMALGAVCTVWLLHAPWFVGSLLGLLLVAFGTAGDLVESMIKRDVGIKDMSSFLPGHGGVMDRLDSLLVAAPVAWFAMFVMVPAL, from the coding sequence ATGAGCCAGGAGAAGATCACACCGTCCAACCTCACCCCACCACCGAAGCCGTCACGCGCAGGGCGTAACCTGCCGGCGGCCATCGCGGTGGGCGTGGGGTTGTTCGGTGCTGTCGTGGCAACCCTGGCCTGGTGGAACTGGGGCTTCATCCTGCTGGTCGCGTTGGCTCTTGGGCTGGGGGCCGTCGAACTCCACCACGCCTTCGCGAGGGTGGGTGCTCGCACCGAGATCGTGCCGATCGTGCTGGGAACTGCCACAACGGTGCTGGGTTCGTACTACGCGGGCCAGCATCCTGCGCACGACATGCCGTCCAACACGTTGATCATCGGACTGCTCGCCCTGACCACCCTGGCCTGCCTGGTGATGCGGCTGCCCAGGGGAGCCGAGGGCTTCGTGCGCGATGCCTCGGCCAGCCTGTTCACGCTTGCCTACATCCCGCTGCTGGGTTCCACCGTCGCGCTGATGTTGGCCGATGATGACGGCCGGCAGCGGATCATCACCTTCCTGGTGTGCGTGATCGCCTCCGACACCGGGGGCTACATCGCGGGCGTGCTCTTCGGCAAGCATCCGATGGCACCACGGGTGAGCCCCAAGAAGACCTGGGAGGGATTCGTCGGTTCGCTGACCGCTGGGATGGCCCTGGGGGCCGTCTGCACCGTCTGGCTGCTGCACGCCCCATGGTTCGTCGGGTCACTGCTCGGCCTGTTGTTGGTGGCCTTCGGCACCGCCGGAGACCTGGTGGAATCCATGATCAAGAGAGACGTTGGCATCAAGGACATGAGTTCCTTCCTGCCCGGACACGGAGGCGTGATGGATCGGCTCGATTCGCTGCTTGTGGCAGCCCCGGTGGCGTGGTTCGCCATGTTCGTGATGGTGCCGGCACTGTGA
- the tsf gene encoding translation elongation factor Ts has protein sequence MAITAADVKKLRDATGAGMMDAKKALTEAEGDFERAVEILRVTGQAKMAKRSDREASNGIVAASGKSLIQLGSETDFVAKNGEFIALADKVVAAVAAAGANGVEAANAVALEDGTVQSAIEALATKIGEKLELKDAVSYEGNTHTYLHRRSQDLPPQVGVLVEYTGEDEALVHSVALQIASMQPQFVKREDVPAELVEKEARIAKETALEEGKPEKILDRIVEGRLGGFYKDVCLVEQPAVSDDKKTVGQLLDAAGVVVTRFARLSAGA, from the coding sequence ATGGCAATCACTGCTGCCGATGTGAAGAAGCTCCGCGACGCCACCGGCGCCGGAATGATGGACGCCAAGAAGGCCCTGACCGAGGCCGAGGGTGACTTCGAGCGCGCCGTCGAGATCCTGCGCGTCACCGGCCAGGCCAAGATGGCCAAGCGCTCGGACCGCGAGGCCAGCAATGGCATCGTCGCTGCCTCGGGCAAGAGCCTGATCCAGCTGGGCTCCGAAACCGACTTCGTCGCCAAGAACGGTGAGTTCATCGCCCTTGCCGACAAGGTCGTCGCTGCCGTGGCCGCCGCTGGCGCCAATGGCGTCGAGGCCGCCAACGCGGTTGCGCTCGAGGACGGCACCGTCCAGAGCGCCATCGAGGCCCTGGCCACCAAGATTGGTGAGAAGCTCGAGCTCAAGGACGCCGTGAGCTACGAGGGCAACACCCACACCTACCTGCACCGTCGTTCGCAGGACCTGCCTCCGCAGGTCGGCGTGCTCGTCGAGTACACGGGTGAGGACGAGGCCCTGGTGCACTCGGTGGCCCTGCAGATCGCCTCGATGCAGCCCCAGTTCGTCAAGCGCGAGGATGTCCCCGCCGAGCTGGTCGAGAAGGAGGCCCGCATCGCCAAGGAGACCGCGCTGGAGGAGGGCAAGCCCGAGAAGATCCTCGACCGCATCGTCGAGGGCCGTCTGGGTGGCTTCTACAAGGACGTCTGCCTGGTCGAGCAGCCCGCCGTCAGCGACGACAAGAAGACCGTCGGCCAGCTGCTGGACGCCGCTGGTGTGGTCGTGACCCGCTTCGCGCGCCTGTCGGCCGGCGCCTGA
- the rpsB gene encoding 30S ribosomal protein S2, producing the protein MAVVTTRQLLESGVHFGHQTRRWNPKMKRFIFTERNGIYIIDLQQSLTYIDKAYAFVSQTVARGGQILFVGTKKQAQETIAEQATRVGMPYVNQRWLGGMLTNYQTVIKRVQRLKELEVMDFDNVAASGLTKKELLGLKREKDKLAKTLGGIRDMARAPQAVWIVDTKKEHLAIDEARKLHIPIVAILDTNCDPDEVDFPIPGNDDAIRSVSLLTRIIADAAADGLLQRSGGNASTDAPAAEPMADWEKELLAGDKAEAPAAEAPADEAAATEAPAEVVEAVETPATEAPAEVVEAETPAAEAPVADAN; encoded by the coding sequence ATGGCCGTCGTCACCACTCGCCAGCTGCTCGAGAGCGGTGTCCACTTCGGACACCAGACCCGCCGCTGGAACCCCAAGATGAAGCGCTTCATCTTCACCGAGCGCAATGGCATCTACATCATCGACCTGCAGCAGTCGCTGACCTACATCGACAAGGCCTACGCCTTCGTGAGCCAGACCGTGGCCCGCGGCGGCCAGATCCTGTTCGTCGGCACCAAGAAGCAGGCGCAGGAGACCATCGCCGAGCAGGCCACCCGAGTGGGCATGCCCTACGTGAACCAGCGCTGGCTCGGCGGCATGCTGACCAACTACCAGACGGTCATCAAGCGCGTGCAGCGCCTCAAGGAGCTCGAGGTCATGGACTTCGACAATGTGGCTGCCTCCGGCCTCACCAAGAAGGAGCTCCTGGGCCTGAAGCGTGAGAAGGACAAGCTGGCGAAGACCCTCGGCGGCATCCGTGACATGGCCCGCGCCCCGCAGGCCGTGTGGATCGTCGACACCAAGAAGGAGCACCTCGCCATCGACGAGGCGCGCAAGCTGCACATCCCGATCGTCGCCATCCTCGACACCAACTGCGATCCCGACGAGGTCGACTTCCCGATCCCGGGCAATGACGACGCCATTCGTTCGGTCTCGCTGCTGACGCGCATCATCGCCGACGCCGCCGCCGATGGCCTGCTGCAGCGCTCCGGTGGCAATGCCTCCACCGACGCCCCGGCCGCCGAGCCGATGGCCGACTGGGAGAAGGAGCTGCTGGCCGGCGACAAGGCCGAGGCTCCCGCCGCGGAGGCCCCGGCGGACGAGGCTGCTGCCACCGAGGCTCCGGCTGAGGTTGTCGAGGCAGTCGAGACTCCCGCCACCGAGGCTCCGGCTGAGGTTGTCGAGGCCGAGACCCCGGCTGCCGAGGCTCCCGTCGCCGACGCCAACTGA
- a CDS encoding recombinase family protein: MRVTDDPGINQRQLDALTDACDRIIQESASRRILIKNRPALCEAVHALDPGDSLVVERVQQLGDRLTTALITFAELDAAGIHVTLLLGTGSRDEDARENALELGRLEQSHRAERLTQRIRSGQARAKDQGTHVGRPSKIDKATLRDIQTRRWRGESMRSIARDLDVSPTTVSKALKQVRSVTAVLPNALHQGP; this comes from the coding sequence ATGCGCGTCACCGACGACCCTGGCATCAACCAACGCCAACTCGATGCCCTCACTGATGCATGCGACCGAATCATCCAGGAGTCCGCAAGCCGCCGCATCCTCATCAAGAACCGACCGGCGCTCTGTGAAGCCGTCCATGCGCTGGACCCCGGCGACTCGCTGGTTGTCGAACGCGTCCAACAGCTCGGAGACAGGCTCACCACCGCCCTGATAACCTTCGCCGAACTCGACGCCGCCGGCATCCACGTCACCCTCCTCCTCGGCACGGGATCCCGCGACGAGGACGCCCGCGAGAACGCACTCGAACTCGGCCGCCTCGAGCAAAGCCACCGAGCCGAGCGACTCACCCAGCGCATCAGGTCCGGACAAGCCCGCGCCAAAGACCAGGGCACCCATGTCGGCAGACCCTCCAAGATCGACAAAGCCACCCTCAGGGACATCCAGACCCGCCGCTGGAGGGGCGAGTCCATGCGCTCGATCGCCCGAGACCTCGATGTCTCCCCCACGACGGTGAGTAAGGCCTTGAAGCAGGTGCGTTCTGTTACCGCAGTGCTGCCCAACGCACTGCATCAGGGGCCGTAG
- the pyrH gene encoding UMP kinase, producing MSKPYKRVLLKLSGEVFGGGKIGVDPAVVSNIAQQVAAVANSGVQVAIVVGGGNFFRGAELSQNGMERERADYMGMLGTVMNAIALQDFCEKAGVPTRVQSAITMTQVAEPYIPRRAVRHLEKGRVVIFGAGAGMPYFSTDTVSAQRALEIGCEALLMGKQGVDGVFDSDPKSNPSAIMFDELSYDEYLAKDLKVADAAAISLARDNDLKMVFFNLTVEGNIAKAASGEMIGTTIHR from the coding sequence ATGAGCAAGCCCTACAAGCGAGTGCTGCTGAAGCTGTCCGGTGAGGTCTTCGGCGGTGGCAAGATCGGTGTGGATCCGGCGGTCGTCAGCAACATCGCCCAGCAGGTGGCAGCCGTGGCCAACAGTGGCGTGCAGGTGGCCATCGTCGTCGGCGGTGGCAACTTCTTCCGAGGCGCGGAACTGAGCCAGAACGGCATGGAGCGCGAGCGCGCCGACTACATGGGCATGCTCGGCACCGTGATGAATGCGATCGCGCTGCAGGACTTCTGCGAGAAGGCAGGCGTCCCGACCCGCGTCCAGAGCGCCATCACCATGACCCAGGTGGCAGAGCCCTACATCCCCCGTCGGGCGGTGCGCCACCTTGAGAAGGGGCGCGTCGTGATCTTCGGCGCCGGCGCAGGCATGCCCTACTTCTCCACCGACACCGTCTCCGCCCAGCGCGCGCTGGAGATCGGCTGCGAGGCGCTGCTGATGGGCAAGCAGGGTGTCGACGGCGTCTTCGACTCGGACCCCAAGTCCAATCCCTCCGCCATCATGTTCGACGAGCTGAGCTACGACGAATATCTGGCCAAGGACCTGAAGGTGGCCGATGCCGCCGCCATCTCGCTGGCCCGGGACAATGACCTGAAGATGGTCTTCTTCAACCTGACCGTCGAGGGCAACATCGCCAAGGCGGCCAGTGGCGAGATGATCGGCACCACCATCCATCGCTGA
- the frr gene encoding ribosome recycling factor, with protein MTDIIKDAEKKMGSAVDFAREEFAGIRTGRAHPAMFNKIQADYYGSPTPLQQLATFQVPEARTILIAPFDRSAMNAIEKAIRDSDLGVNPSNDGNMIRCILPALTEDRRKEYIKMAKHKAEEGRVAVRNVRRHANDAIKRLEKDKEIGEDEATRAEKRLDASTKKFVEQIDDLLKGKEAELLEV; from the coding sequence ATCACCGACATCATCAAGGACGCCGAGAAGAAGATGGGCTCCGCCGTCGACTTCGCCCGCGAGGAGTTCGCCGGCATCCGTACCGGTCGTGCACACCCGGCCATGTTCAACAAGATCCAGGCCGACTACTACGGTTCCCCGACCCCGCTGCAGCAGCTGGCCACCTTCCAGGTGCCGGAGGCCCGCACGATCCTGATCGCGCCCTTCGACCGTTCGGCGATGAATGCGATCGAGAAGGCCATTCGTGACTCGGACCTGGGCGTGAACCCGTCGAATGACGGCAACATGATCCGCTGCATCCTGCCGGCCCTGACCGAGGACCGTCGCAAGGAGTACATCAAGATGGCCAAGCACAAGGCTGAGGAGGGCCGCGTCGCCGTGCGCAATGTGCGCCGTCACGCCAACGATGCCATCAAGCGTCTGGAGAAGGACAAGGAGATCGGCGAGGACGAGGCCACCCGCGCCGAGAAGCGGCTCGACGCATCCACCAAGAAGTTCGTCGAGCAGATCGACGACCTCCTCAAGGGCAAGGAAGCCGAGCTGCTCGAGGTCTGA